From Salvia splendens isolate huo1 chromosome 3, SspV2, whole genome shotgun sequence, a single genomic window includes:
- the LOC121795856 gene encoding uncharacterized protein LOC121795856 isoform X1 yields the protein MKFLFFLPGWEGLAADSRVLRDAVTRDGGLRVTRGTYYLCDNGYANAARFLTPYKNVRYHLKEWGVGAQRPQNARELFNLRHTRARNIMERAFAVLKMRWNILRSASFYPIKIQIRLIMACSLLHNFICGEMLNNPLDQHVECATQDLGDEDGHGDPDFVDQVEPSTEWNQMRDDLANSMWSNQPNVDES from the exons atgaaatttctatttttcttacCTGGGTGGGAGGGTTTGGCCGCCGACTCTCGAGTGCTTAGGGATGCTGTGACTAGAGATGGGGGTTTGCGTGTGACAAGAG GAACATACTATCTGTGCGATAATGGATACGCAAATGCTGCAAGGTTCTTGACTCCGTACAAAAATGTGCGTTATCATCTCAAGGAGTGGGGCGTCGGCGCTCAGAGACCTCAAAATGCCCGGGAGTTGTTCAATCTACGGCACACTAGAGCTCGTAACATTATGGAGCGCGCTTTTGCTGTGCTAAAGATGAGATGGAACATCTTACGAAGTGCTAGTTTCTATCCGATTAAGATCCAAATCCGGTTAATCATGGCATGCTCCCTGCTACACAATTTCATTTGTGGTGAAATGTTGAACAACCCACTTGATCAACACGTTGAATGTGCTACTCAAGATTTGGGGGATGAAGATGGCCATGGGGACCCGGATTTTGTTGATCAAGTAGAGCCGAGTACGGAATGGAATCAAATGCGTGATGACCTGGCTAACTCCATGTGGAgtaat CAACCAAATGTCGATGAGAGTTGA
- the LOC121795856 gene encoding uncharacterized protein LOC121795856 isoform X2, whose translation MKFLFFLPGWEGLAADSRVLRDAVTRDGGLRVTRGTYYLCDNGYANAARFLTPYKNVRYHLKEWGVGAQRPQNARELFNLRHTRARNIMERAFAVLKMRWNILRSASFYPIKIQIRLIMACSLLHNFICGEMLNNPLDQHVECATQDLGDEDGHGDPDFVDQVEPSTEWNQMRDDLANSMWTTKCR comes from the exons atgaaatttctatttttcttacCTGGGTGGGAGGGTTTGGCCGCCGACTCTCGAGTGCTTAGGGATGCTGTGACTAGAGATGGGGGTTTGCGTGTGACAAGAG GAACATACTATCTGTGCGATAATGGATACGCAAATGCTGCAAGGTTCTTGACTCCGTACAAAAATGTGCGTTATCATCTCAAGGAGTGGGGCGTCGGCGCTCAGAGACCTCAAAATGCCCGGGAGTTGTTCAATCTACGGCACACTAGAGCTCGTAACATTATGGAGCGCGCTTTTGCTGTGCTAAAGATGAGATGGAACATCTTACGAAGTGCTAGTTTCTATCCGATTAAGATCCAAATCCGGTTAATCATGGCATGCTCCCTGCTACACAATTTCATTTGTGGTGAAATGTTGAACAACCCACTTGATCAACACGTTGAATGTGCTACTCAAGATTTGGGGGATGAAGATGGCCATGGGGACCCGGATTTTGTTGATCAAGTAGAGCCGAGTACGGAATGGAATCAAATGCGTGATGACCTGGCTAACTCCATGTGGA CAACCAAATGTCGATGA